The following proteins are encoded in a genomic region of Methanoculleus oceani:
- a CDS encoding type II toxin-antitoxin system HicB family antitoxin: MYRFLVIVEQTDGNYSAYSPDLPGCVATGATREEVEERMHEAIELHIEGLKEDGFPIPPSRSSAIYVAVGRG, encoded by the coding sequence ATGTATCGATTTCTTGTCATCGTCGAGCAGACCGACGGCAACTACTCGGCGTACTCCCCGGACCTTCCGGGGTGCGTGGCGACCGGAGCGACCCGTGAGGAAGTGGAAGAGCGGATGCACGAGGCGATCGAACTCCACATCGAGGGTCTCAAGGAGGATGGATTCCCTATTCCGCCGTCACGGTCTTCAGCTATCTACGTAGCGGTCGGTAGAGGGTGA
- a CDS encoding type II toxin-antitoxin system HicA family toxin, protein MGFFGFQGWEVGTERKKHEHPHTVFLHGATRGSHRQYKHPSKSGRITLAGHPADDLAPGTLNSALKQAGLKGRNE, encoded by the coding sequence GTGGGTTTCTTCGGCTTTCAGGGGTGGGAGGTCGGAACAGAACGCAAGAAACATGAGCATCCTCATACAGTATTTTTACACGGGGCAACCAGGGGCAGCCACCGGCAGTATAAGCATCCGTCAAAGTCTGGTAGGATTACCCTCGCCGGGCATCCGGCAGACGATCTTGCTCCTGGAACGCTGAACAGCGCTCTCAAACAGGCAGGGCTGAAAGGGAGGAATGAATAA